One genomic window of Chitinivibrionales bacterium includes the following:
- a CDS encoding isochorismatase family protein, translating into MASSGIQIIKETSALLVVDMQPDFLPGGLLGVDGGDQILAPVSRIMQSGWFSLIVATQDWHPEGHISFASRHEGKNPLESIELYGHEQTLWPDHCVQGSKGADMHPELPWNNVLAFIRKGENPAVDSYSGFRNNWAPNGSRPKTGLAGYLRERGIETVYICGLARDVCVRWTSEDAADEGFATVLLWDLSRSVNPQADNQLQKELKHKKVTIVESSTLEL; encoded by the coding sequence ATGGCTTCATCCGGCATCCAAATCATCAAAGAAACATCAGCGCTTCTGGTAGTCGATATGCAACCCGATTTTTTGCCCGGAGGCCTTCTGGGAGTTGATGGGGGAGATCAGATTCTGGCCCCTGTCAGTCGTATAATGCAATCTGGGTGGTTTTCTCTTATTGTGGCAACACAGGACTGGCATCCTGAAGGGCATATCTCATTCGCCTCTCGTCACGAAGGAAAAAATCCTCTTGAAAGTATCGAATTGTACGGCCATGAACAAACACTGTGGCCCGACCACTGTGTTCAGGGTAGCAAGGGTGCCGACATGCATCCTGAGCTTCCCTGGAACAATGTATTGGCATTTATTCGCAAAGGTGAGAATCCGGCGGTGGATTCTTACAGCGGATTTCGCAATAACTGGGCTCCCAATGGCTCCCGTCCCAAAACAGGACTGGCCGGCTACCTGCGTGAACGGGGTATCGAGACAGTCTATATTTGCGGACTTGCCCGTGATGTCTGCGTACGCTGGACTTCCGAGGATGCTGCCGATGAAGGCTTTGCTACCGTGTTGTTATGGGACTTAAGCCGCTCGGTTAACCCGCAGGCTGATAATCAGTTGCAAAAGGAGCTTAAACACAAAAAGGTAACTATCGTTGAATCCTCGACGCTGGAACTCTGA
- a CDS encoding Rubrerythrin, whose translation MPEFVNPFTGLVPDRKITTRELLRGLRLSLSAEEEATHLYEALADATDNPLAKAVLQDVANEERVHKGEFQRLISILAGDEQGYMEEGAEEVDEMRESLSKGEKPVDNEESKEESKTIPTIGDLKSRS comes from the coding sequence ATGCCCGAATTTGTAAATCCGTTCACAGGGTTGGTCCCCGACAGGAAAATCACCACAAGAGAGCTGCTCCGGGGCCTGAGGCTTTCGTTGAGCGCGGAAGAAGAAGCTACACATTTATATGAAGCGCTGGCCGATGCCACCGATAATCCTCTGGCCAAAGCAGTCCTTCAGGATGTCGCCAATGAAGAACGAGTCCATAAAGGCGAATTTCAACGCCTGATCAGTATTCTTGCCGGCGATGAGCAGGGATATATGGAGGAAGGCGCTGAGGAGGTCGATGAGATGAGAGAGAGTCTGAGCAAGGGTGAAAAGCCTGTGGATAATGAAGAATCAAAGGAAGAATCAAAAACGATCCCGACAATCGGGGATCTTAAAAGCAGATCCTAG
- a CDS encoding NAD(P)/FAD-dependent oxidoreductase: MAKEMYKYVIVGGGLAGISAAKGIRTIDAEGSILLIGAEKHLPYHRPPLTKSLWSKTKSIDDIFVEDFSFYGDKQVATKLGVTITQCDAQNKTISDSSGNQVGYEKLLLATGGIPKKLSIPGGDDPEICYYRYLDDYKRIRDLAKEGTRVVVIGGGFIGSEIAASLSQQNLAVTMVFPEDYMCGRVFPESLGTTVLRKYQENGIRIDAGDIPTAIERKDKLFITTTKKGKRYESEIVIAGIGITPAIAIAENAGLALENGIIVNGYFQTSNPDIYAVGDNTNFHYPALNSRRRIEHWDAAMTQGEHAGKNMAGSKEPFTYLPYFFSDLFDFGYEAVGETDPSLETVSDWQKENQIGIIYYLKDNRVRGAMMCNVWNKLDAARELIESHQEMTEPQLQEAIK, translated from the coding sequence ATGGCTAAAGAAATGTATAAATATGTAATAGTAGGCGGCGGTCTGGCCGGTATTTCAGCAGCAAAGGGTATTCGCACCATCGACGCTGAAGGTTCAATCCTTCTGATCGGGGCCGAAAAACACCTTCCTTATCATCGGCCTCCGCTCACTAAATCATTATGGAGCAAGACCAAAAGTATTGATGACATTTTTGTTGAAGATTTTTCGTTTTACGGCGATAAGCAGGTAGCGACAAAGCTTGGCGTTACCATAACGCAATGTGATGCGCAGAATAAAACGATCAGCGACAGTTCCGGAAATCAGGTCGGCTATGAAAAGCTTCTCCTTGCAACAGGAGGTATACCGAAAAAACTGTCCATACCCGGAGGGGATGATCCGGAAATCTGCTATTATCGGTATCTTGACGATTACAAGCGGATTCGCGATCTTGCAAAAGAAGGAACCCGGGTGGTGGTGATCGGCGGTGGATTTATCGGTTCGGAAATTGCGGCATCTCTCAGCCAGCAGAACCTTGCCGTGACTATGGTGTTTCCCGAAGATTACATGTGCGGGCGTGTTTTTCCCGAATCACTGGGTACGACTGTTTTGCGTAAATATCAGGAAAACGGAATCAGGATCGATGCCGGTGATATCCCGACCGCCATTGAACGCAAAGACAAACTCTTCATAACAACTACCAAAAAAGGGAAGCGTTACGAAAGTGAAATCGTCATTGCAGGAATCGGAATCACCCCTGCGATTGCGATAGCTGAAAATGCCGGTCTCGCTCTCGAAAACGGGATAATTGTTAATGGATATTTTCAGACCTCTAATCCGGATATATACGCAGTCGGTGATAATACCAATTTCCACTATCCCGCCCTGAATTCACGCCGTCGGATCGAACATTGGGATGCTGCAATGACCCAGGGCGAGCATGCAGGCAAAAACATGGCTGGCAGTAAGGAACCATTTACTTATCTGCCCTACTTCTTTTCCGATCTCTTTGATTTCGGCTATGAAGCGGTCGGCGAAACCGATCCTTCATTGGAAACAGTCTCCGACTGGCAAAAGGAAAACCAGATCGGTATCATCTACTACCTCAAAGACAATCGGGTAAGGGGTGCCATGATGTGCAATGTATGGAACAAACTCGATGCAGCCCGTGAACTCATCGAATCCCATCAGGAAATGACCGAACCGCAGTTGCAGGAGGCGATTAAGTAG
- a CDS encoding Neelaredoxin: METYSDLFQSADWKTEKHVPVIEAPDSGKKSEYIQVNVTIGKEVAHPNKTEHHIRWIGVYFHPEGSKFPYEIGKVEFAAHGASTEGPDTSGVYTHHGASVSFKADKPGTILASSYCNIHGLWQNSKKIDIS; the protein is encoded by the coding sequence ATGGAAACGTACAGTGACCTGTTTCAGAGTGCAGATTGGAAAACCGAAAAACATGTGCCGGTAATCGAAGCTCCCGACAGCGGAAAAAAGAGCGAGTATATTCAGGTAAATGTGACTATCGGTAAAGAAGTTGCTCATCCCAACAAAACTGAGCACCATATCCGATGGATCGGTGTGTACTTTCATCCGGAGGGAAGCAAGTTCCCCTATGAGATCGGCAAGGTTGAATTTGCCGCCCATGGAGCTTCAACTGAAGGTCCCGACACCAGCGGTGTGTATACGCATCATGGTGCATCCGTGAGTTTTAAAGCCGATAAACCCGGTACGATCCTTGCATCGAGTTACTGCAACATTCACGGATTGTGGCAGAATTCAAAGAAAATCGATATTTCGTAA
- a CDS encoding superoxide dismutase family protein, whose protein sequence is MSPEVMSAVAVLHPTEGNDVRSTVQFEKINNAIRVQGEVTGLEPGKHGFHVHEYGDCSADDATSAGGHYAPRGMPHGAPTDSLRHVGDLGNIEANQQGMATFEFIDSVIALNGEYSIIGRALVVHVNPDDLESQPTGNAGPRVACGVIGIAETKTE, encoded by the coding sequence ATGTCACCCGAGGTAATGTCTGCGGTCGCTGTCCTTCACCCGACCGAAGGCAATGATGTCCGCAGCACGGTGCAATTCGAGAAGATCAACAACGCGATTCGGGTACAGGGCGAGGTTACCGGATTAGAACCCGGCAAACATGGCTTTCATGTGCATGAATATGGCGACTGTTCTGCCGATGATGCTACTTCTGCCGGAGGACACTACGCACCGCGCGGAATGCCCCACGGCGCTCCTACCGATTCTCTCCGGCATGTGGGCGACCTTGGCAATATCGAGGCAAACCAGCAGGGAATGGCAACGTTTGAGTTTATCGATTCGGTCATCGCACTGAACGGAGAATATTCCATTATTGGACGGGCACTCGTGGTCCATGTCAATCCCGATGACCTGGAATCACAGCCCACCGGTAATGCCGGCCCCCGTGTGGCCTGCGGCGTTATCGGTATCGCAGAAACAAAAACGGAATAA
- a CDS encoding DUF2184 domain-containing protein: MSEKFLMRDDAPFGDKVWELIDRIVAKSAEAELSARRVLATIGPYGLGFKSLPSGESPLERDSDEETSVTADCSIPVPLISTSFTISARDIDTYERYGLPMNMRNVVQAAQRCARKEDRLLYYGSQSLGSKGLLNSDGVQSVSLKEWKQVGDGVHDVMKAIEKLDNAGHHGPYILALDPARYTALFERYPQGNVLEIDHMRQMLGGNVVKAASVDRGGVLLAEGMQYASIMLGQDIMTAFEGPEGRNYTFILSESLALRLNVPSAVCRLQASGKTP, encoded by the coding sequence ATGAGCGAAAAATTTTTAATGAGAGACGATGCCCCGTTCGGCGATAAGGTATGGGAGCTGATCGACAGGATTGTGGCAAAATCGGCTGAAGCTGAATTGAGCGCCCGGCGCGTGCTGGCAACAATCGGACCCTATGGGCTAGGATTTAAATCACTCCCCTCCGGAGAAAGTCCCCTCGAACGCGACAGCGATGAAGAGACAAGCGTGACCGCCGACTGTTCTATACCGGTCCCGCTGATTTCCACTTCATTCACCATTTCGGCACGGGATATCGATACGTATGAGCGCTATGGATTACCCATGAACATGAGAAATGTTGTTCAGGCTGCTCAGCGGTGTGCTCGTAAGGAAGACCGGCTGCTGTATTACGGATCGCAGAGCCTTGGTTCCAAAGGACTGTTGAATTCGGATGGGGTGCAGTCGGTGAGTCTTAAAGAATGGAAACAGGTTGGAGATGGTGTTCATGATGTCATGAAAGCGATCGAGAAACTCGACAATGCAGGACACCACGGTCCCTATATTCTTGCCCTTGATCCTGCCCGGTATACCGCACTTTTCGAACGGTATCCCCAGGGGAATGTCCTTGAAATAGACCATATGCGTCAGATGCTTGGTGGGAATGTAGTTAAAGCCGCATCAGTTGACCGTGGAGGAGTCCTTCTGGCCGAGGGAATGCAGTATGCCTCAATTATGCTCGGTCAGGATATAATGACCGCTTTTGAAGGACCTGAAGGAAGAAACTATACATTTATTTTATCGGAAAGCCTTGCCTTACGCTTAAATGTCCCATCGGCAGTATGCCGTTTGCAGGCGTCGGGTAAGACGCCCTGA
- a CDS encoding BON domain-containing protein, which produces MYFSKGRFILESETIKRSIIDHLYWDQRVDASHVTVEIADETVRLSGSVPSALARASAEYDAWVVEGVKSVDNELTIEYPQTTELPSGEVVQREIERTLLWNPNIDAKRISVEMRGGTAVLNGEVDAYWKKSRVEELVLDVTGVLSVGNHLNVNPRRSLSDREIAQSITEALKRDKTIDQREIEVSVTDGIVKLQGKIPDRQQRIAVQSIAGHSMGVVDVINELSTR; this is translated from the coding sequence ATGTATTTCTCTAAAGGGAGGTTTATCTTGGAAAGTGAGACCATCAAAAGAAGCATTATCGACCATCTCTACTGGGACCAGCGTGTTGATGCATCGCACGTTACCGTCGAAATAGCCGATGAAACAGTTCGTCTTTCAGGTTCAGTCCCCTCAGCACTGGCCCGGGCTTCGGCGGAATACGATGCTTGGGTTGTTGAAGGCGTAAAATCGGTAGACAATGAATTGACTATCGAATACCCCCAAACCACCGAACTCCCCAGCGGTGAAGTGGTCCAGAGAGAAATCGAACGGACCCTCCTGTGGAACCCCAATATCGACGCAAAACGGATCAGCGTTGAAATGCGTGGAGGAACGGCCGTGCTCAATGGTGAAGTTGATGCCTACTGGAAAAAATCGAGGGTTGAAGAACTGGTCCTTGATGTGACCGGTGTTCTTTCGGTCGGTAACCATCTCAATGTAAACCCCCGCAGATCCCTGAGCGACAGGGAGATCGCACAATCGATAACCGAGGCGCTCAAGCGAGACAAAACAATCGATCAGAGGGAGATTGAGGTATCGGTAACCGACGGTATTGTCAAATTGCAGGGAAAGATTCCCGACCGACAGCAGCGCATTGCCGTCCAGAGCATCGCTGGTCATTCGATGGGTGTGGTGGATGTTATCAACGAACTCAGTACACGATAA